The following is a genomic window from Prunus persica cultivar Lovell chromosome G7, Prunus_persica_NCBIv2, whole genome shotgun sequence.
ATTAGATTCAAGGAATCTCTTTGAGTTGTTCACTTTAAAGGCCTTCTCTCACTGCAATAATTTATCATCCCTTTAAGCATCAAATATCcaagaaacaaataattatGCAGATAAGAACCAGATGCTCTGATTCAATAAAGCATAGATGCAATGCAATATGGAAGTTCAAAGTGATTCAAATTCAACTTTTTCCCTGGAAAAGCTTTTGCATTTCATTTGATGGCAAAGCAAAGCACACAAAAATGAACCTCAACGTCATGCGAAGTAGCTAGAAAGACGAGTTCATGCCATTGGATTCTATGTTTTGTGCTaaatgataaaattttcaacttcCAACTACGCAGCTTCTGGTGAATTAGTTCCCCCAGCAGATTACGCAGACTTTAAATTTACTttcagcttttctttttcctcttttggtATCATACTCCAGGAAAAGGTTCCAAGCTAAAgatcatatatatatcacgTTCTTCTCCATTCTGAGAAACCATCTGTCTGCATAATACATGGTCTCTCTGGATcccattgaatttcattcgGAGGAGGAACCTTATGAAGATCGTATTGATTCATATAACAAAAATACAGGATTAACCGAGTCCGTGTATTAATTCAAGTAatctaaattaaaaacatgGCCCAAAATACATGCATTCTTGATACTACATTGTTGCTGTCAATTACATAGCTCTTGTTCTGAAAATTTACTTATTGTCCAATGAAGTCTGCTTTGTCAAACTTGGTCAAAATTCTGCATAAATAAAGCCTGCTTTGTCCAATGAAGGAGAATACTATTTCTGGCTTTATACAGatgccaaaaaaacaaagacaaaactCCAGCCATGTTATATGACGCAGCACAAGcaacaagtaacaaaaaatcTGGATTCCACCAGAAAGTAAGAGTAACTCTCTTAGAATAATTTGATTAAAATCTGAGATAATGAAAAACGACAGACAAGCCTGTCTAAATACACCATTATCAACCCTTGAACTGAAAAAACAGAATTAATTCGGAGACTTAACTACGTAACTCCGAAATTGaaaacagaatttattcgGATAATTAAAAAACTTTGAAAGCagttttggaaggccaaacgACCTCAGAACGCCAAAATCCATCATACATCACGGCATCGCTGTGAGTTTGACTTGTGGCGTCGTTCCCTTTTCGAAATGGTATTTTGCGTCCTAATCAGAGCTCGGACGACAAATCTGCAAATTCCTCCTACATCCTTTTTCTAGCTCAACCGCGATAAAATCTGCCATCTGTTCCACATCAGTTATACCAACAAGAAAAATTTGAgccatattatattatttccaTTGTCAAATAACAGGGATGGCAAAAGTCATGCACAAAGATATTTATATCAGGCAGCCCCAAAAATGAACTGCTATGATTCATGCCATCAGGGGGGGAGACACACCATCTGGGATATGGCAAAAGTCATGCACCATAAACTACTTGATTTGTTCAATTAGCTAAACGGCCTCACCATTAATCACTTTTTTAACTTTATCATCAGTCACTTTTTGCCAACTCCTTGTTTTATTGATCAAtcaaatttgatttgtttgaggaCCATCATTATCTatcccgacgaaaatatctatgccgacgaaatttcgtcgggggaaacctaatccggcaaatttcgtcggcatagacctatgccgacgaaattttgtcgcgagaggtttttatttttattttttatttatatttaaaaaattttgaaaattattattattttttcttttcataattacattcattagtaattatgttctaacaattatttatctagtgaataattagtattaaatattttaattaacatcataagtgatattacttaataaatagtatttagttgttaaaatttttgaatttgataaaattcttAATACCCATAttatacgtatttttcaatagtACCTCCGTATACGTCTTAAAGACTCGGTATAATGAAAGCAAACGTATTGTACACGTACGCACGTATTTGAatgattatttaattcaaaacaattaattactatttaccaaGTAATTTACGAAAttgagtaaaatatttaaatattcactaaggaaataataattaaaacataatcactaattaaagtaattaaaaaagggctaaggtattgaattgaagaagttggcccaaaagcaaaagcaaagaaacaaattttaaattttaaactttttttttttttttttttttttaaaaaaaaaagtaaaaatttaaaataaaaaaaaaaaaaaaggaacacaacctctcccgacgaaatttcgtcggcacaaGTGCACAGATCTatcccgacgaaaatatctatgccgacgaaatttcgtcgggggaaacctaatccggcaaatttcgtcggcatagacctatgccgacgaaattttgtcgcgagaggtttttatttttattttttatttatatttaaaaaattttgaaaattattattattttttcttttcataattacattcattagtaattatgttctaacaattatttatctagtgaataattagtattaaatattttaattaacatcataagtgatattacttaataaatagtatttagttgttaaaatttttgaatttgataaaattcttAATACCCATAttatacgtatttttcaatagtACCTCCGTATACGTCTTAAAGACTCGGTATAATGAAAGCAAACGTATTGTACACGTACGCACGTATTTGAatgattatttaattcaaaacaattaattactatttaccaaGTAATTTACGAAAttgagtaaaatatttaaatattcactaaggaaataataattaaaacataatccctaattaaagtaattaaaaaagggctaaggtattgaattgaagaagttggcccaaaagcaaaagcaaagaaacaaattttaaattttaaactttttttttttttttttttttttaaaaaaaaaaagtaaaaatttaaaataaaaaaaaaaaaaaaggaacacaacctctcccgacgaaatttcgtcggcacaaGTGCACAGATCTatcccgacgaaaatatctatgccgacgaaatttcgtcgggggaaacctaatccggcaaatttcgtcggcatagacctatgccgacgaaattttgtcgcgagaggtttttatttttattttttatttatatttaaaaaattttgaaaattattattattttttcttttcataattacattcattagtaattatgttctaacaattatttatctagtgaataattagtattaaatattttaattaacatcataagtgatattacttaataaatagtatttagttgttaaaatttttgaatttgataaaattcttAATACCCATAttatacgtatttttcaatagtACCTCCGTATACGTCTTAAAGACTCGGTATAATGAAAGCAAACGTATTGTACACGTACGCACGTATTTGAatgattatttaattcaaaacaattaattactatttaccaaGTAATTTACGAAAttgagtaaaatatttaaatattcactaaggaaataataattaaaacataatcactaattaaagtaattaaaaaagggctaaggtattgaattgaagaagttggcccaaaagcaaaagcaaagaaacaaattttaaattttaaactttttttttttttttttttttttttaaaaaaaaagtaaaaatttaaaataaaaaaaaaaaaaaaggaacacaacctctcccgacgaaatttcgtcggcacaaGTGCACAGATCTatcccgacgaaaatatctatgccgacgaaatttcgtcgggggaaacctaatccggcaaatttcgtcggcatagacctatgccgacgaaattttgtcgcgagaggtttttatttttattttttatttatatttaaaaaattttgaaaattattattattttttcttttcataattacattcattagtaattatgttctaacaattatttatctagtgaataattagtattaaatattttaattaacatcataagtgatattacttaataaatagtatttagttgttaaaatttttgaatttgataaaattcttAATACCCATAttatacgtatttttcaatagtACCTCCGTATACGTCTTAAAGACTCGGTATAATGAAAGCAAACGTATTGTACACGTACGCACGTATTTGAatgattatttaattcaaaacaattaattactatttaccaaGTAATTTACGAAAttgagtaaaatatttaaatattcactaaggaaataataattaaaacataatcactaattaaagtaattaaaaaagggctaaggtattgaattgaagaagttggcccaaaagcaaaagcaaagaaacaaattttaaattttaaactttttttttttttttttttttttaaaaaaaaaagtaaaaatttaaaataaaaaaaaaaaaaaggaacacaacctctcccgacgaaatttcgtcggcacaaGTGCACAGATCTatcccgacgaaaatatctatgccgacgaaatttcgtcgggggaaacctaatccggcaaatttcgtcggcatagacctatgccgacgaaattttgtcgcgagaggtttttatttttattttttatttatatttaaaaaattttgaaaattattattattttttcttttcataattacattcattagtaattatgttctaacaattatttatctagtgaataattagtattaaatattttaattaacatcataagtgatattacttaataaatagtatttagttgttaaaatttttgaatttgataaaattcttAATACCCATAttatacgtatttttcaatagtACCTCCGTATACGTCTTAAAGACTCGGTATAATGAAAGCAAACGTATTGTACACGTACGCACGTATTTGAatgattatttaattcaaaacaattaattactatttaccaaGTAATTTACGAAAttgagtaaaatatttaaatattcactaaggaaataataattaaaacataatcactaattaaagtaattaaaaaagggctaaggtattgaattgaagaagttggcccaaaagcaaaagcaaagaaaacaaattttaaatgttaaacttttttttttttttttttatttaaaaaaaaaaagtaaaaatttaaaataaaaaaaaaaaaaaggaacacaacctctcccgaggaaatttcgtcggcacaaGTGCACAGATCTatcccgacgaaaatatctatgccgacgaaatttcgtcgggggaaacctaatccggcaaatttcgtcggcatagacctatgccgacgaaattttgtcgcgagaggtttttatttttattttttatttatatttaaaaaattttgaaaattattattattttttcttttcataattacattcattagtaattatgttctaacaattatttatctagtgaataattagtattaaatattttaattaacatcataagtgatattacttaataaatagtatttagttgttaaaatttttgaatttgataaaattcttAATACCCATATTATACGTATTTTCAATAGTACCTCCGTATACGTCTTAAAGACTCGGTATAATGAAAGCAAACGTATTGTACACGTACGCACGTATTTGAatgattatttaattcaaaacaattaattactatttaccaaGTAATTTACGAAAttgagtaaaatatttaaatattcactaaggaaataataattaaaacataatcactaattaaagtaattaaaaaagggctaaggtattgaattgaagaagttggcccaaaagcaaaagcaaagaaacaaattttaaattttaaactttttttttttttttttttttttaaaaaaaaaagtaaaaatttaaaataaaaaaaaaaaaaaggaacacaacctctcccgacgaaatttcgtcggcacaaGTGCACAGATCTatcccgacgaaaatatctatgccgacgaaatttcgtcgggggaaacctaatccggcaaatttcgtcggcatagacctatgccgacgaaattttgtcgcgagaggtttttatttttattttttatttatatttaaaaaattttgaaaattattattattttttcttttcataattacattcattagtaattatgttctaacaattatttatctagtgaataattagtattaaatattttaattaacatcataagtgatattacttaataaatagtatttagttgttaaaatttttgaatttgataaaatcTTAATACCCATAttatacgtatttttcaatagtACCTCCGTATACGTCTTAAAGACTCGGTATAATGAAAGCAAACGTATTGTACACGTACGCACGTATTTGAatgattatttaattcaaaacaattaattactatttaccaaGTAATTTACGAAAttgagtaaaatatttaaatattcactaaggaaataataattaaaacataatccctaattaaagtaattaaaaaaggggtaaggtattgaattgaagaagttggcccaaaagcaaaagcaaagaaacaaattttaaattttaaacttttttttttttttttttttttttttaaaaaaaagtaaaaatttaaaataaaaaaaaaaaaaaaggaacacaacctctcccgacgaaatttcgtcggcacaaGTGCACAGATCTatcccgacgaaaatatctatgccgacgaaatttcgtcgggggaaacctaatccggcaaatttcgtcggcatagacctatgccgacgaaatttgtcgcgagaggtttttatttttattttttatttatatttaaaaaattttgaaaattattattattttttcttttcataattacattcattagtaattatgttctaacaattatttatctagtgaataattagtattaaatattttaattaacatcataagtgatattacttaataaatagtatttagttgttaaaatttttgaatttgataaaattcttAATACCCATAttatacgtatttttcaatagtACCTCCGTATACGTCTTAAAGACTCGGTATAATGAAAGCAAACGTATTGTACACGTACGCACGTATTTGAATGATTATTTAAttctaaacaattaatttctatttaccAAGTAATTTACGAAAttgagtaaaatatttaaattttcactaaggaaataataattaaaacataatcactaattaaagtaattaaaaaaggggtaaggtattgaattgaagaagttggcccaaaagcaaaagcaaagaaacaaattttaaattttaaactttttttttttttttttttttttaaaaaaaaaaagtaaaaatttaaaataaaaaaaaaaaaaaggaacacaacctctcccgacgaaatttcgtcggcacaaGTGCACAGATCTatcccgacgaaaatatctatgccgacgaaatttcgtcgggggaaacctaatccggcaaatttcgtcggcatagacctatgccgacgaaattttgtcgcgagaggtttttatttttattttttatttatatttaaaaaattttgaaaattattattattttttcttttcataattacattcattagtaattatgttctaacaattatttatctagtgaataattagtattaaatattttaattaacatcataagtgatattacttaataaatagtatttagttgttaaaatttttgaatttgataaaattattaataccCATAttatacgtatttttcaatagtACCTCCGTATACGTCTTAAAGACTCGGTATAAGGAAAGCAAACTTATTGTACACGTACGCATGTATTTTAatgattatttaattcaaaacaattaattactatttaccaaGTAATTTACGAAAttgagtaaaatatttaaatattcactaaggaaataataattaaaacataatcactaattaaagtaattaaaaaagagctaaggtattgaattgaagaagttggcccaaaagcaaaagcaaagaaacaaattttaaattttaaattttttataaaaaaaaaaaaaaaaaaaaggaacacaacctctcccgacgaaatttcgtcggcacaaGTGCACAGATCTatcccgacgaaaatatctatgccgacgaaatttcgtcgggggaaacctaatccggcaaatttcgtcggcatagacctatgccgacgaaattttgtcgcgagaggttttcatttttattttttatttatatttaaaaaattttgaaaattattattattttttcttttcataattacattcattagtaattatgttctaacaattatttatctagtgaataattagtattaaatattttaattaacatcataagtgatattacttaataaatagtatttagttgttaaaatttttgaatttgataaaattcttAATACCCATAttatacgtatttttcaatagtACCTCCGTATACGTCTTAAAGACTCGGTATAATGAAAGCAAACGTATTGTACACGTACGCACGTATTTGAatgattatttaattcaaaacaattaattactatttaccaaGTAATTTACGAAAttgagtaaaatatttaaatattcactaaggaaataataattaaaacataatcactaattaaagtaattaaaaaagggctaaggtattgaattgaagaagttggcccaaaagcaaaagcaaagaaacaaattttaaattttaaacttttttttttttttttttttttttaaaaaaaaaagtaaaaatttaaaataaaaaaaaaaaaaaggaacacaacctctcccgacgaaatttcgtcggcacaaGTGCACAGATCTatcccgacgaaaatatctatGCCGACGCAATTTCGTCGGGGAAAACCTAATCCGgtaaattttgtcggcatagacctatgccgacgaaattttgtcgcgagaggtttttatttttattttttatttatatttaaaaaattttgaaaattattattattttttcttttcataattatattcattagtaattatgttctaacaattatttatctagtgaataattagtattaaatattttaattaacatcGTAagtgatattacttaataaatagtatttagttgttaaaatttttgaatttgataaaattattaataccCATAttatacgtatttttcaatagtACCTCCGTATACGTCTTAAAGACTCGGTATAAGGAAAGCAAACGTATTGTACACGTACGCATGTATTTTAatgattatttaattcaaaacaattaattactatttaccaagtaatttacaaaattgagtaaaatatttaaatattcactaaggaaataataattaaaatataatcactaattaaagtaattaaaaaagggctAAGGTATACCTAATTACATgtattgaattgaagaagttggcccaaaagcaaaagcaaagaaacaaattttaatttttaatttttttttttaaaaaaaattttaatttaaaaaaacaaaaaaaaaaaagaaaaaggaacacaacctctcccgacgaaatttcgtcggcacaaATGCACAGATCTatcccgacgaaaatatctatgccgacgaaatttcgttggggtaaacctaatccggcaaattttgtcggcatagacctatgccgacgaaatgTTGTCGCgagaggtttttatttttattttttatttatatttaaaaaattttgaaaattattattattttttcttttcataattacattcattagtaattatgttctaACAATTATTTctctagtgaataattagtattaaatattttaattaacatcataagtgatattacttaataaatagtatttagttgttaaaatttttgaatttgataaaattcttAATACCCATATTATAcgtattttttaatagtaccTCCGTATACGTCTTAAAGACTCGGTATAATGAAAGCAAACGTATTGTACACGTACGCACATATTTTAatgattatttaattcaaaacaattaattactatttacgtAATTTACGAAAttgagtaaaatatttaaatattcactgaagaaataataattaaaacataatcactaattaaagtaattaaaaaacgGCTAAGGTATACCTAATTACATgtattgaattgaagaagttggcccaaaaggaaaagcaaagaaacaaattttatattttaaatttaaaaaaaaaattgaaaaaaattaaaaaaaattaaaaaaaattaaaaaaggaacacaacctctcccgacgaaatttcgtcggcacaaGTGCatagacctctcccgacgaaaaaATCTATGCCGACGAAACTTCGTCGGGagaacctaatccggcaaattttgtcggcatagacctatgccgacgaaattttgtcgcgagaggtttttatttttattttttatttatatttaaaaaaatttgaaaattattattattttttcttttcataattataattatgttCTAACAATAACTTGCATTGAATTATAGAAACAAGCCTCTTAAGCAAAAAAGCAGATGATAAGAACAAGTAAAtgaaatactaaaatttcttttaaattataaacaaatatgggagagaaagaaagaaagaaagaaatgtaaAAAGGAcaaaactggaaaaaaaaaaaaaaaaaaaaacctaggaTGGGACACGTGCAAAGCAACAGATGGGTGGCCCACCAAAATAGCAGTCCTTGCAGGTGACCTAAGCACCTGCTGAGTGACGTGCAAATTATAAAAGGTTAAACTAAAATTACAGGCCGTAATTACTAGCCAAGTCAAGCCCTGTTAGTTTTTTTAACCCCGAAATCGCAGGGTTTTGGGACGCGTAGGGGTTTAAGGCCTTCCCACAAACTCTTCCTAGTAGTCGTGGGTGGGACTCAGGAGTCAGTACTCACCGATTTCGTTTCTCTCCTACAAAAATTAGGGTTTCTGCTTCTTGGCGGCTAGGGTTTGACTCTACCCAATAAAGATTGGCTCTTTTTTAGCAtatcctatttcttccatgttATATGCTTTCCCTGTTCTTTGAAGAGTTAATCAACTCTGTCACTCCTCTCCAACATTCCAACTtcaatttgggttttgttattttatcccCAATTCTCGTCTGGGTTTTCTTGTGACAAGTTGTGAACTTTAATCCTTCCTCTCATCAAAATCAATCTAGGTTGGTGGGCTTTGTGAAGaaagttttggcttttgcACAGGTTATGATCTGATCTGGGTGTTCTTGAATAGACCCTGCGTGTTGATTTGATAATTATCTGGTACAGTTCTTTGATTCTTACTTGCTCTCATACATTAAAATTGTATAGTATTTCTTGAGACATTTAAACTTTGTAAATGTTTCCAGTTTCTTCACGCCTAAGTTTTTCATCTTTATTTGATTGATTACAGAGGGAGGTTTAAAAGTAGTTTCTGAGGCATGAATTTTTCTGATCAGACACAATTTATGCCGTCACAAACGCCTTATGCTGGAGGTAGTGATGCAGTAAATTGTTGGCCTCCATTCCCCATGAGTATGAACAATGAAGACCAACATTCTCAGTTTGAACAGCAGCCTTCTCCATTTAAAAGACCCAGAAATTCTGAAGAAAACCAATCAAATCCAATGCCCTACCCACCCATGAACGCTAGGATGCAGCCCCAAAATGCCCCAGTTAACAAGGGAGCAAGCAACATTTTCTATAAGACCCGTTTGTGTGTAAATTTTAAAACCGGCATGTGCAGGAATGGTGAGAACTGCAACTATGCACATGGCATTGAAGACATCCGCCATCCCCCTCCCAATTGGCAAGAACTTGTTTCTGTACGTGAAGAAGATCGACCACCATTGTCCGGTAATTGGGATGATGATCAGAAAATAATCCACCGGATGAAGCTATGCAAGAAGTTTTACAATGGGGAGGAGTGTCCTTATGGAGATAGGTGTAACTTTCTTCATGAAGATCCAGCAAAGTTTAGGGATGATATAAGCAGGTTTAGGGAGAACACAGCAATAAGCATAGGAACTACAGGACCATCGGTGGTACATGGGAGTGGCTCTAATCATTCTGAGGAAAATAGGCTTGTAAGCACGGGTATGGATACTTTCCGTGTAAATATGAAGCCGGTGTATTGGAAGACAAAGTTATGTAATAAGTGGGAGACAACAGGCAAATGCCCCTTTGGCGAGAAATGTCACTTTGCTCACGGCCAAGCAGGTATTTCCTAGTGCTTATGCATAgtatattttcattattaCTATGTTTGGTGCTCTGCTTTGTATGATTAATTTTAACCCTGAAACAAATTTATGTTCATATCAACATTGAACCTATGTTAGACTCTGAATTTGCACTGAAAACCGGATTTGGAACTGATGCAGTGTTTTCTTGTGCAATAGGATGACTAGCATTTTACTGCCAATTAGATTAGAGGACCAGTAGTGCTTTTACTTATATCTCGTAGGTTTTGTTTCGAGTGGCACATAGCTGCCTGCAATGCTATTCTTCATAGATGAGTAATTTACTGGTGTGAATTTTAACTTTGGTATTCATGATTCCTACTTTAGAAATttatgtattttgttttgtgcacTCGGTTAGTAACAAGCAACCTATCACTGTGCAGCGTTTATTTATCTTATGGGATTGGCGTGTTCATGAGATGATTAGGAATTTACTTTAAGCTGTTTATACAtacattttttaaagttgTTCTGTTAGTTATGGTAACCTGTAGTGGGTAGAGAAGGGTTAAGAAGGTGGAAACTACCATTTGGTGCTAATTCTGGTTTTCTAAT
Proteins encoded in this region:
- the LOC18771759 gene encoding zinc finger CCCH domain-containing protein 39, translated to MNFSDQTQFMPSQTPYAGGSDAVNCWPPFPMSMNNEDQHSQFEQQPSPFKRPRNSEENQSNPMPYPPMNARMQPQNAPVNKGASNIFYKTRLCVNFKTGMCRNGENCNYAHGIEDIRHPPPNWQELVSVREEDRPPLSGNWDDDQKIIHRMKLCKKFYNGEECPYGDRCNFLHEDPAKFRDDISRFRENTAISIGTTGPSVVHGSGSNHSEENRLVSTGMDTFRVNMKPVYWKTKLCNKWETTGKCPFGEKCHFAHGQAELQVPGGRVEAEVLSSTPISTKPQAGPVNDSSTTAMAILPASNEEGGQGKKRVLKWKGSKKINRIYADWLDDVPLVHQQNLSSTVES